In Fodinibius saliphilus, a genomic segment contains:
- the proC gene encoding pyrroline-5-carboxylate reductase — translation MKTEVAILGGGNLGSSLAQGFKQSPEAIDKYHITVTRRNIKLIKHLKGKNVDVSTDNIAAVEGADIIIFAVQPAQINNLIQEIKPALDSKKHILSSTMAGVSSADIAELTSPKFAILRIMPNTAAAVNQAMTCIEEIENKEAETEVIKLFKTIGRTLVVQSELMEATTVLGACGIAFFLRFIRAASQGGIEVGFHAEEAQFIAAQTALGASALLLDSNNHPEHEIDKVTTPKGCTIAGLNEMEHNGLSSALIKGIKTSFEKIDEIG, via the coding sequence ATGAAAACCGAAGTCGCCATTTTAGGTGGAGGAAATCTTGGATCATCGTTAGCACAGGGCTTTAAACAATCTCCCGAAGCCATTGACAAATATCATATCACCGTCACCCGAAGAAATATAAAATTGATTAAGCACCTGAAAGGTAAAAACGTTGATGTTTCTACCGATAATATTGCTGCTGTAGAAGGAGCTGACATCATCATATTTGCTGTTCAGCCTGCCCAGATTAACAACCTGATCCAAGAGATAAAGCCGGCGCTGGACTCTAAGAAACATATCCTGTCTTCTACTATGGCAGGCGTCAGCAGTGCCGATATTGCCGAACTGACCAGTCCAAAATTTGCGATACTACGCATTATGCCCAACACCGCGGCGGCCGTAAACCAAGCGATGACGTGCATCGAAGAAATTGAAAACAAAGAAGCCGAAACTGAAGTTATTAAGCTCTTCAAAACTATTGGGCGCACCTTAGTTGTACAATCGGAACTCATGGAGGCAACGACCGTACTGGGGGCTTGTGGTATCGCTTTCTTTTTACGATTCATACGTGCAGCATCTCAAGGTGGAATTGAGGTTGGGTTTCATGCCGAGGAAGCACAGTTCATTGCAGCTCAAACGGCTTTGGGAGCGTCTGCTTTACTTTTGGATTCCAATAACCACCCCGAGCATGAAATTGACAAGGTCACCACACCGAAGGGCTGTACCATTGCAGGACTTAATGAGATGGAACACAACGGGCTCAGCTCTGCTTTAATTAAGGGCATTAAAACTTCTTTTGAAAAGATTGACGAAATTGGGTGA
- a CDS encoding succinate dehydrogenase/fumarate reductase iron-sulfur subunit: MADTFTVHLKIWRQDGPNEPGELVDYTLDKVNEHMSFLEMLDVLNEEIVKEGGVPVEFDYDCREGICGSCNLMINGQAHGPKAMTCSCQLHMRNYSDGDTIVIEPFRAKGFPVVKDLVVDRSAFDRIIEAGGYVSVKTGSAPDANSIPVDKSVADTAFDYATCIGCGACVAACPNSSASLFTGAKLAHLNRLPQGEPEREERTVAMVEQMEEEGFGDCSNYAECEAVCPKGISISAIAEMRRNYMKAALSG, encoded by the coding sequence ATGGCTGATACATTTACCGTTCACCTTAAAATTTGGCGACAAGACGGTCCCAACGAACCCGGTGAGTTAGTCGATTATACTCTTGATAAAGTTAACGAGCATATGTCATTTTTAGAGATGCTCGACGTTCTCAACGAAGAGATCGTAAAAGAGGGCGGTGTTCCTGTTGAATTTGATTACGATTGTCGCGAAGGTATTTGTGGGTCTTGCAACCTGATGATCAATGGTCAAGCGCACGGGCCCAAAGCAATGACCTGCTCGTGCCAGCTGCATATGCGTAATTACAGTGACGGTGATACTATTGTTATTGAACCGTTTCGTGCTAAGGGGTTCCCTGTTGTGAAAGACTTGGTGGTTGATCGCAGTGCTTTTGACCGTATTATTGAAGCCGGTGGATATGTATCTGTTAAGACCGGTTCAGCACCAGATGCCAACTCCATTCCGGTTGATAAATCGGTAGCTGATACCGCTTTTGACTATGCTACTTGTATTGGATGTGGGGCCTGTGTGGCAGCCTGCCCGAACTCCTCGGCCTCGCTGTTTACCGGTGCTAAGCTCGCCCATCTTAATCGTTTACCGCAAGGTGAACCCGAACGAGAAGAGCGTACCGTAGCTATGGTTGAACAGATGGAAGAAGAGGGCTTTGGTGATTGCTCCAATTACGCAGAATGTGAAGCTGTTTGCCCGAAAGGTATCTCGATCTCTGCTATCGCCGAGATGCGACGCAATTATATGAAAGCTGCTTTAAGCGGCTAA